The following coding sequences are from one Nicotiana tomentosiformis chromosome 3, ASM39032v3, whole genome shotgun sequence window:
- the LOC138907593 gene encoding uncharacterized protein, with product MHKTLRVMRATEIEGVELASYRLKEVSCSWFEMWEECREEGSPLARWSEFTDTFMDHFLPTETKAACAAEFESLKHGSMNVWEYHIEFVGLSKYDIHMLPTMEARVRRFVQGLRPLDINEAATTALNSDMNYVKMVAFDQATEDSKL from the coding sequence atgcacaagactctccgagttatgcgtgctactgagatagagggagtggagttggcctcctaccgcctgaaagaggtgtcctgttcttggtttgagatgtgggaggagtgTCGTGAGGAAGGGAGCCCTttggcgaggtggagtgagtttaccgatacctttatggatcatttcttaccTACCGAGACTAAGGCGGCctgtgccgctgagtttgagagcctgaagcatggtagcatgaatgtgtgggagtaccatatcgAGTTCGTGGGCCTGTCCAAGTATGATATTcatatgttgcccactatggaggctagagtacgccggtttgtgcagggccttagacCCTTGgatattaatgaggccgctacgactgccttgaattctgatatgaactatgtgaagatggtGGCGTTTGATCAAGCTACAGAGGATAGTAAATTGTAA